One Rhododendron vialii isolate Sample 1 chromosome 2a, ASM3025357v1 genomic region harbors:
- the LOC131312354 gene encoding probable methionine--tRNA ligase, with product MGDLSSGGGDRKVPKLPIPGKRNILITSALPYVNNVPHLGNIIGCVLSADVYARYCRLRGYNTIYMCGTDEYGTATETKALEENCTPQQICDKYHAIHKEVYDWFNISFDEFGRTSTPQQTEVCQAIFMKLLENNWLSENTMQQLYCDTCQRFLADRLVEGVCPTQGCNYDSARGDQCEKCGKLLNPTELQDPKCKVCRNTPRIRDTNHLFLELPLLKDKLEEYINHVSVAGSWSQNAIQSTNAWLKEGLRPRCITRDLKWGVPVPHDNFKDKVFYVWFDAPIGYVSITSCYTSEWEKWWKNPENVELYQFMGKDNVPFHTVMFPSTLLGTGENWTMLKTISVTEYLNYEAGKFSKSKGIGVFGNDAKDTNIPVEVWRYYLLTNRPEVSDTLFTWADLQAKLNSELLNNLGNFINRVLSFIAKDPALEDGKGVGYCSVIPEAPGAESHPLTKTFGETVGDYVQQYLEAMEKVKLKLGLKIAMAISGEGNGYLQESKFWKLYKEDYHSCSVVMKTAAGLVYLLACLLEPFMPSFSLEVLKQLNLPPETQVLLSDEKGDIERARRPWEFLPAGHKIGTPEPLFKELTDEEVELFRQKFAGSQADRILKAEAEAKELVEKLQKTEVSDGRVKKQRPTKSAAEAKPKASAEAEISICRLDIRVGLITKAQKHPDADSLYVEEIDVGEGQPRTVVSGLVKYIPLEDMQNRKVCVLCNLKPATMRGIKSQAMVLAATSSDHSKVELVEPPQSAHVGERVTFPGFEGSPDDVLNPKKKVWETVQLDLHTDKELVACYKDVPFSTSAGVCKVSSICGGTIR from the exons ATGGGGGACCTCTCAAGCGGCGGCGGCGATCGGAAAGTGCCAAAACTTCCGATACCGGGAAAGCGAAACATCCTCATAACGAGCGCCTTGCCTTACGTCAACAACGTCCCTCATCTCGGCAACATCATCGGCT GTGTGTTGAGTGCTGATGTTTATGCACGGTACTGTCGGCTTCGTGGCTACAACACAATATACATGTGTGGGACTGACGAGTACGGGACAGCCACTGAGACCAAGGCCTTGGAAGAGAATTGCACGCCTCAACAGATATGTGACAA GTACCATGCAATTCATAAGGAGGTCTACGACTGGTTCAACATAAGTTTCGATGAATTTGGACGCACATCAACTCCGCAACAGACTGAAGTCTGCCAAGCAATCTTTATGAAGCTGTTGGAGAATAACTGGCTATCTGAAAACACAATGCAGCAG TTATACTGTGATACATGCCAAAGGTTCCTAGCTGACCGACTTGTCGAGGGTGTGTGCCCAACACAAGGTTGTAATTATGATTCTGCAAGAGGAGATCAATGCGAAAAGTGTGGAAAGCTATTAAATCCGACAGAACTACAAGATCCTAAATGCAAG GTCTGTCGAAACACACCACGCATCCGGGATACAAACCACTTGTTTCTTGAGCTGCCTTTGTTAAAGGACAAACTGGAAGAGTATATAAACCACGTGTCAGTGGCTGGGTCATGGAGTCAGAATGCTATCCAATCAACAAATGCATGGCTAAAAGAAGGGTTGAGACCTCGATGTATTACTCGAGATTTGAAGTGGGGAGTTCCAGTTCCACATGATAACTTCAAGGATAAG GTATTTTATGTCTGGTTTGATGCACCTATTGGATATGTCTCAATCACATCATGCTACACATCTGAGTGGGAGAAATGGTGGAAGAATCCTGAAAATGTTGAGCTCTATCAGTTCATGGGCAAGGATAATGTGCCGTTCCACACT GTGATGTTTCCGTCGACGCTTCTTGGGACTGGTGAAAATTGGACTATGTTGAAGACAATAAGTGTTACTGAATATTTGAACTATGAAGCTG GAAAGTTCTCAAAGAGTAAGGGCATAGGTGTATTTGGAAACGATGCAAAAGATACCAACATTCCTGTGGAAGTATGGAGATATTACTTGTTAACTAATAGGCCAGAG GTGTCAGACACATTGTTTACGTGGGCGGACTTGCAAGCAAAACTAAACAGCGAGTTGCTTAATAATTTAGGCAATTTCATCAATAGAGTCTTGAGCTTTATTGCCAAGGATCCAG CTCTTGAAGACGGTAAAGGTGTTGGATATTGTTCTGTTATTCCTGAAGCCCCAGGAGCCGAATCACATCCATTAACGAAGACATTTGGAGAAACAGTTGGTGATTATGTACAACAATATTTAGAAGCCATGGAGAAG GTAAAACTGAAGCTAGGATTGAAGATTGCAATGGCTATCTCGGGTGAGGGAAATGGTTATCTGCAA GAGAGCAAATTTTGGAAGCTTTACAAGGAGGACTATCATTCCTGTTCGGTAGTTATGAAGACTGCAGCGGGGCTAGTATATCTCCTTGCATGTCTCTTAGAACCTTTTATGCCATCTTTTTCCCTTGAG GTACTTAAGCAGCTGAATTTGCCTCCTGAAACACAAGTTTTGCTTTCTGACGAAAAAGGAGATATTGAGAGGGCAAGGAGACCCTGGGAGTTCTTACCTGCTGGTCATAAAATTGGAACGCCAGAACCATTGTTCAAGGAACTG ACAGACGAAGAAGTAGAGTTGTTTAGACAGAAGTTTGCTGGAAGTCAAGCTGATAGGATTCTTAAGGCCGAAGCTGAAGCCAAAGAGCTCGTTGAGAAATTACAAAAAACAGAAGTTTCAG ATGGACGGGTTAAGAAGCAACGGCCAACTAAATCTGCTGCTGAAGCCAAACCTAAGGCCAGTGCTGAAGCAGAAATTTCCATTTGTAGACTTGATATTCGGGTTGGTCTTATAACGAAAGCTCAGAAACATCCTGATGCCGACTCTCTATATGTTGAAGAGATTGATGTGGGTGAAGGACAACCTCGAACTGTGGTTAGCGGACTTGTGAAGTATATTCCACTCGAAGACATGCAG AATCGGAAGGTATGTGTTCTTTGCAACTTGAAGCCAGCAACCATGCGGGGTATAAAATCGCAAGCAATGGTCCTTGCTGCGACCAGCAGTGATCACTCTAAA GTTGAATTGGTTGAGCCACCCCAATCTGCACATGTTGGAGAGAGAGTAACATTTCCTGGGTTTGAAGGTAGTCCTGATGACGTTTTAAACCCAAAGAAGAAGGTATGGGAAACAGTTCAATTGGATCTTCACACTGACAAGGAGCTCGTTGCTTGCTACAAAGATGTACCATTCAGTACATCGGCAGGGGTGTGCAAGGTTTCATCCATTTGTGGCGGCACAATAAGGTAG